In Candidatus Margulisiibacteriota bacterium, a single window of DNA contains:
- a CDS encoding diacylglycerol kinase family protein — protein sequence MRKRSVRILDSFGYAIRGLYYAFRSQRHMKVHVTVATAIVFAGFNCEITKIEWLLLVLAISGVMVTELINTSIELSIDLVTKKLRPRAMLAKDVAAGAVFLSAIAAVIIGIIIFGDKFLEMIATLT from the coding sequence ATGCGTAAGAGATCTGTAAGAATTCTAGATAGTTTTGGGTATGCGATTAGAGGTTTGTATTACGCGTTCCGTTCCCAGCGGCATATGAAGGTACATGTAACGGTCGCTACCGCTATTGTTTTCGCAGGGTTTAATTGCGAAATAACAAAAATCGAATGGTTGCTTCTAGTGTTAGCAATATCAGGCGTTATGGTGACGGAGTTAATCAATACGTCTATTGAATTAAGCATTGATCTTGTAACCAAGAAACTAAGACCGCGGGCAATGCTTGCAAAAGACGTAGCAGCAGGTGCTGTGTTTTTATCTGCAATTGCCGCAGTTATAATTGGCATTATCATTTTTGGGGACAAGTTTCTGGAGATGATAGCAACGTTGACATAG
- the ybeY gene encoding rRNA maturation RNase YbeY: MTKVIINYEKSRDYKLIAKDDLIDGMKKKDFEKLLRAITRFLMKKNNCNETEVNIVFCDNEYIKQLNSRYRDKNEPTDVLSFSFDDREFLGEVYLSLEYIAEHDKMIGKDYVQEIGFLLIHGLLHLLGYTHYDEENSIKMKDQEQYYYKEFERLYNA, from the coding sequence ATGACAAAAGTAATTATTAATTATGAAAAATCTAGGGACTACAAATTAATTGCTAAGGATGATCTCATTGATGGGATGAAAAAAAAAGATTTCGAGAAACTCTTAAGAGCGATAACTCGGTTCCTTATGAAGAAAAATAACTGTAATGAAACAGAAGTAAATATAGTTTTTTGTGATAATGAATATATTAAACAGCTAAATTCCAGGTATAGAGACAAAAATGAGCCAACAGATGTTTTGTCGTTTTCTTTTGATGACCGTGAATTTCTTGGAGAGGTCTACCTGTCATTAGAGTATATTGCCGAGCACGATAAGATGATTGGCAAAGACTATGTTCAGGAAATTGGTTTTTTGCTGATTCACGGATTATTACATCTTTTAGGGTATACTCATTATGATGAAGAAAATTCAATAAAAATGAAAGATCAGGAGCAGTATTATTATAAAGAATTTGAGAGATTATATAATGCGTAA